A single Syngnathoides biaculeatus isolate LvHL_M chromosome 18, ASM1980259v1, whole genome shotgun sequence DNA region contains:
- the gucy2d gene encoding retinal guanylyl cyclase 1: MAGRRDPRFLRKLSYHPRWRSKPLKARRKRRGTWAPGLFSSASTSSRLKPQLPLSPVRRHQSCWACWLLMPLLLISSLPCQAWATTFTVALVGPWTCDHFYSKALADTAARLATARINKDPHLNKGYWYDYTLINEDCKSSRAMARFAELEGYGAAFLGPANPAYCSSAALYAKEWDVGILSWSCLRASTGEGGMYTTFLRPQPLSSRVLFTVLRYFRWAHVAVVSEEGDIWEATGMELASSLRAMGLPVKPVVTMEAGEDGPRKALTRVRETDRVRVIIMCMPSVLIGGQAQYRLLLSALAMRMIDRGYVFIPYDTLLYSLPYNDASYSALGNDSRLRKAYDGVLTVTMDSGDRNFYQAFKEAQDSYEIRSSAAAENVSPFFGSIYNMMYYVAMAAEQARGNGGRWVTGEILGSSEGGFEFEGFNQRLRAGRNGEGMQARYVVLDYSGMGNSLYSTHVLEAAHTDGRIGGLKYLGRSIHFAGSTPYTDSSCWFSPYFACSGGADSATIFLFFLFAVAVAGAVNVVIHFKRSGRVGFTFGNGGAGSAKVLLTLDDLVFINTQISKRKLNDESIMKSQLDMKTPQHSVSGRSYLASTPDSSNVAVFEGDWVWLKKGPPGAVSSINSSTESVFVKLRDMRHENLNLFLGLFYDSGIFGVVTEHCSRGSLEDLLTNEDVRLDWMFKSSLLMDLVRGMKYLHNRGIVHGRLKSRNCVVDGRFVLKVTDYGFNELLSSQNISTEEEKPEDLFWTAPELLRSASLRRKGTFPGDVYSFSIIAQEVISRSAPFCTLDMPPKEIISKVKEPPPLCRPSVSVDQAPLDVIQVMKQAWSEEPDKRPTFHDVFKQLKNITKGKKTNIIDSMLRMLEQYSSNLEDLIRERTEELEVERQKTDQLVAQMLPKSVAQALKTGKPVKPEHFNEVTLYFSDIVGFTTISALSEPIEVVDLLNDLYTLFDAIIGLHDVYKVETIGDAYMVASGVPNRNGNRHAAEMANMSLDILHCIGTFKMRHMPELKVRIRIGLHSGPVVAGVVGLTMPRYCLFGDTVNTASRMESTGLPYRIHVNRTTVDILNALKLGYKIQVRGLTELKGKGVENTYWLVGREDFKKALPIPPDLQGGSNHGIGLDEIPPDRRQKFLDRQKKMG; this comes from the exons ATGGCGGGTCGCAGAGACCCCCGTTTCCTGCGTAAGCTCTCCTACCACCCTCGATGGCGGAGCAAGCCATTAAAAGCCAGGAGGAAAAGACGTGGCACGTGGGCTCCCGGTCTCTTCAGCTCCGCGTCCACATCGTCACGGTTAAAACCGCAGTTGCCGCTGTCCCCGGTGCGGCGTCATCAGAGCTGTTGGGCGTGCTGGCTTTTAATGCCCTTGCTCCTGATCTCATCCCTACCTTGTCAGGCCTGGGCAACCACCTTCACGGTGGCCCTGGTGGGACCCTGGACTTGTGACCACTTTTACTCCAAAGCCTTGGCCGACACGGCGGCCCGCCTGGCCACCGCGCGCATCAACAAGGACCCCCACCTTAACAAAGGCTACTGGTACGACTACACGCTGATCAACGAAGACTGCAAGTCATCCCGTGCCATGGCTCGCTTCGCCGAGCTGGAGGGATACGGCGCGGCCTTCCTCGGGCCGGCCAACCCGGCGTACTGCTCTTCGGCCGCTTTGTACGCCAAAGAGTGGGACGTCGGAATTCTCTCCTGGAGCTGCCTGAGAGCGAGCACGGGAGAAGGAGGGATGTATACCACGTTCCTGCGCCCGCAACCGTTGTCTTCACGCGTCCTCTTCACGGTGCTGCGCTACTTCCGGTGGGCCCACGTGGCCGTCGTCTCGGAGGAGGGCGACATCTGGGAGGCCACTGGAATGGAGCTGGCGTCCTCTCTCAGGGCCATGGGCCTGCCCGTCAAGCCCGTGGTCACCATGGAGGCGGGCGAGGACGGGCCGAGGAAGGCCTTGACGCGAGTGCGGGAAACCGATCGGGTTCGAG TGATCATTATGTGCATGCCTTCGGTTCTGATCGGCGGCCAAGCGCAGTACCGACTTCTGCTGTCGGCTTTAGCCATGCGAATGATCGACCGCGGCTACGTCTTCATCCCCTACGACACGCTGCTTTACTCTCTTCCGTACAACGACGCGTCCTACTCCGCGCTGGGCAACGACAGCAGGCTGCGGAAAGCCTACGACGGGGTGCTCACCGTCACCATGGACTCTGGAGACCGCAACTTTTACCAGGCCTTCAAAGAGGCCCAGGACAGCTACGAAATCCGCAGCAGCGCCGCGGCAGAGAAC GTTTCTCCCTTCTTTGGCTCCATCTACAACATGATGTATTACGTCGCGATGGCCGCCGAGCAGGCCCGCGGAAACGGCGGCCGTTGGGTGACCGGCGAGATCCTGGGCTCCAGCGAGGGCGGCTTCGAATTCGAGGGCTTCAACCAGCGCTTGAGGGCCGGCAGGAACGGCGAAGGCATGCAGGCTCGCTACGTCGTGCTGGACTACAGCGGCATGGGCAACTCTCTGTACTCCACTCACGTTCTGGAGGCCGCGCACACAGACGGCAGGATCGGAGGCTTGAAATATTTGGGTCGCTCCATCCATTTTGCGGGCAGTACCCCGTACACGGATTCCAGTTGTTGGTTCAGTCCTTATTTTGCCTGCAGCGGAG GAGCGGATTCCGCTACGATCTTCTTGTTCTTCCTCTTCGCCGTGGCGGTTGCTGGCGCCGTCAACGTCGTCATTCATTTCAA GAGGAGCGGCAGAGTGGGCTTTACCTTTGGCAACGGCGGCGCCGGGTCCGCCAAAGTACTCCTGACTCTGGATGACCTGGTTTTCATTAACacacaaatcagcaaaagg AAGCTGAATGATGAAAGCATCATGAAAAGTCAGCTGGATATGAAGACGCCTCAGCACTCCGTGTCCGGTCGCAGTTATTTGGCGTCGACACCAGACAGCTCCAACGTTGCAGTATTTGAA GGCGATTGGGTTTGGTTGAAGAAAGGCCCCCCGGGAGCCGTATCAAGCATCAATAGCAGCACAGAATCCGTCTTCGTCAAG CTCCGAGACATGAGGCACGAGAATCTCAATCTGTTCTTGGGACTGTTCTACGATTCTGGCATTTTCGGAGTGGTGACGGAACACTGCTCCAGAGGCAGCTTGGAGGACCTGCTCACCAACGAGGACGTCCGTCTTGACTGGATGTTCAAGTCGTCCCTGCTGATGGATCTCGTTCGG GGAATGAAGTACTTGCACAACCGAGGAATCGTCCACGGGCGCCTCAAATCCCGAAACTGCGTGGTGGACGGCCGCTTTGTCCTGAAGGTGACCGATTACGGCTTCAATGAACTTCTCAGTTCCCAGAACATCAGCACGGAGGAAGAAAAGCCCGAGG ATCTGTTCTGGACGGCTCCTGAGCTTCTGCGCAGCGCTTCACTGAGGAGAAAGGGAACTTTCCCAGGGGACGTCTACAGCTTTTCCATCATCGCGCAGGAAGTCATTTCCCGCTCTGCGCCGTTTTGCACGCTGGACATGCCGCCCAAGG AGATTATCAGCAAGGTCAAAGAGCCGCCTCCTTTGTGCCGGCCCAGCGTGTCCGTGGACCAGGCCCCCCTGGACGTCATCCAGGTCATGAAGCAGGCCTGGAGCGAAGAACCCGACAAGAGGCCCACATTTCACGATGTTTTCAAACAG ttgaaaaacatcACCAAAGGCAAGAAGACCAACATTATCGACTCAATGTTGCGCATGCTGGAGCAGTACTCCTCCAACTTGGAGGATCTGATCCGGGAGAGGACAGAGGAGCTGGAGGTGGAGAGACAAAAGACTGACCAACTGGTGGCTCAGATGTTGCCCAA GTCTGTGGCCCAGGCGCTGAAGACCGGCAAGCCCGTCAAACCCGAGCACTTCAACGAGGTCACGCTCTATTTCAGCGACATCGTCGGCTTCACCACCATCTCGGCTCTCAGCGAGCCCATCGAAGTGGTCGACCTGCTGAACGACCTCTACACGCTGTTTGATGCCATCATCGGGCTGCACGACGTCTACAAG GTGGAAACTATCGGCGACGCGTACATGGTGGCCTCTGGAGTCCCCAACAGGAACGGCAACCGTCACGCGGCCGAGATGGCCAACATGTCCCTTGACATCCTCCACTGCATCGGCACCTTCAAGATGAGACACATGCCCGAATTGAAAGTCCGGATCCGGATCGGCTTGCACTCCG GCCCGGTGGTCGCAGGAGTCGTGGGCCTCACCATGCCTCGGTACTGCCTCTTCGGGGACACGGTCAACACGGCGTCCCGAATGGAGTCCACCGGCTTGC CTTACAGAATACACGTCAACAGGACCACAGTAGACATCCTAAACGCTTTGAAACTGGGATACAAAATCCAAGTTCGAGGTCTGACGGAATTAAAG GGGAAAGGTGTGGAGAACACGTACTGGTTGGTGGGGAGGGAAGATTTCAAGAAAGCGCTGCCCATTCCACCGGACCTTCAAGG CGGAAGCAACCACGGCATCGGCCTGGACGAAATCCCCCCCGACCGAAGGCAAAAGTTTCTGGATCGGCAGAAGAAGATGGGCTGA
- the si:ch211-284e13.4 gene encoding insulin receptor substrate 1 gives MENQGAEPQNYEDVQRSGYLRKHKSMHRRFFVLRAASERGPARLEYYENEKKFRSKSPVPKKVLNLETCFNINKRADSKNKHLIVLYTRSESFAVAADSEEVQNEWYRAMLDLQCNCRSPEDYGSSGECSSPSPIPTFKEVWQVKVWPKGLGHARNLVGIYRLCLTDKTVNFVKLNSDVAAVVLQLMNVRRCGHSENFFFIEVGRSAVTGPGEFWMQVDDSVVAQNMHETLLEAMKALSEEFRQRSKSQSVGTSCGGGTASNPISVPSRRHHPNLPPSQVGFTRRARTETPGGSSTGTSPTSRHGFPRARTASIGARSEESAASTRSTWASSSPSLNGSCSTTPTLRPKPTRAPTPAKITLSLARYTPNPAPSPAPSLSSSSGHGSECGLVGAAAAAAAGAMTVCSYPRVSQRVSVSGSPSDYGSSDEYGSSPGEHSLLTPGMAAHHGHGEGPSSYIVMGQREGFFGSHHRSKGRRILRRSSSRDSEAERRLLSKRASLPLATHERLASHRKEDDEDDEYAIMSRSGSREGGGGGGGAAVAFGRRDMAGENGKRREADARAPSDSGYMAMLPGVTSPAADDEYMAMTPSSSVSPPRHMRRPGSEGYMVMSPNSCVPTESHGTPTWDGRLSGESRVAGDYVNVSPVSSRSACGTPPSHPEQHQLQPKMFNSYFSLPRAYQHTLYSRFEEDLKKGEGAGMSGPSKRNKAGVAPAGDFQLSMSSSSFSSSSASSESLEDKCASAGKALSLYRSAGTCAKDGRHLQKRASGCKSPKPQRRGRPLATSSDMAKANTLPRVKENVPPAAPHHVGDYVSIVFEEDAKFNGTHGTLQPANQNRPLLVPDNAADLPRSFSAPSAASADYVGKSSTPRSPPRAPRDAAPESRAEHAAPSPLVADANPPKGKPPPDPLRLFIGKNISDPGLSARPATGSGPPVPMEEDAGLGFSSRSPQHSSRRVRTDAQGRLGRRSETFDSPPSATDIFPESGQPAGHRRNLDCPQRESGPAAGSSDAPPPQASSEPGLNYIDIDLAVKESPQGGAERSSAAYDVGAGASAGLNTYASIDFYKSEELRAHHIGRKEDQDC, from the exons ATGGAGAACCAGGGCGCAGAGCCGCAGAATTACGAGGACGTGCAGAGGAGCGGATACCTCCGCAAGCACAAATCGATGCACCGGCGCTTCTTCGTGCTGAGGGCGGCCTCGGAGCGCGGTCCCGCTCGCTTGGAGTATTACGAGAACGAGAAGAAATTCCGCAGCAAATCTCCCGTGCCCAAGAAAGTGCTGAACCTGGAGACGTGCTTCAACATCAACAAGCGGGCGGATTCCAAGAACAAGCACCTGATCGTGCTCTACACCCGCAGCGAGAGCTTCGCCGTGGCCGCCGACAGCGAGGAGGTCCAAAACGAGTGGTACCGAGCCATGCTGGACCTCCAGTGCAATT GCCGATCTCCCGAAGACTACGGAAGTAGCGGAGAGTGTAGCTCTCCCTCTCCGATTCCAACTTTTAAGGAGGTGTGGCAAGTTAAAGTTTGGCCCAAAGGTCTCGGGCACGCCAGGAACTTGGTGGGCATCTACCGCCTGTGTCTGACTGACAAGACGGTCAACTTTGTCAAGCTCAACTCTGACGTGGCGGCTGTGGTGCTGCAGTTGATGAACGTTCGCAGGTGCGGCCATTCGGAGAACTTCTTCTTCATCGAGGTGGGCCGTTCGGCCGTGACCGGGCCCGGAGAGTTTTGGATGCAGGTGGACGATTCTGTGGTGGCCCAGAACATGCACGAGACCTTGCTGGAGGCCATGAAAGCGCTAAGCGAGGAGTTCCGTCAGCGCAGCAAGTCTCAGTCCGTGGGGACGTCGTGCGGCGGCGGAACCGCTTCCAATCCCATCAGCGTCCCGAGTCGCCGGCATCACCCCAATCTGCCGCCCAGTCAGGTGGGCTTCACCAGGCGAGCCCGCACGGAGACCCCGGGCGGCAGCAGTACCGGCACCTCGCCGACGTCGCGCCACGGATTCCCGCGGGCTCGGACGGCGAGCATCGGGGCCAGGTCAGAGGAGAGCGCGGCGAGCACCAGGTCGACGTGGGCCAGCTCCAGCCCGAGTCTTAACGGATCCTGCTCGACTACTCCCACGCTCAGGCCCAAGCCCACCAGGGCCCCCACCCCTGCCAAAATTACCCTCAGCCTGGCTCGCTACACGCCTAACCCGGCTCCCTCTCCGGCCCCGAGCCTGTCCTCCAGCTCCGGTCACGGTTCAGAGTGCGGCCTGGtgggcgcggcggcggcggcggcggcgggagcCATGACGGTGTGCTCCTACCCCCGCGTGTCTCAGAGAGTTTCCGTTTCAGGTTCGCCGAGCGACTACGGCTCCTCGGACGAATACGGCTCCAGTCCCGGTGAACACTCGCTGCTCACGCCCGGTATGGCTGCCCACCACGGGCACGGAGAAGGACCCTCGAGCTACATTGTCATGGGTCAGCGAGAGGGCTTCTTCGGCTCCCATCACCGCTCCAAAGGCCGACGGATTCTCCGCCGCTCGTCCAGTCGGGATTCTGAGGCAGAACGCCGACTGCTGAGCAAGCGAGCTTCTCTGCCTTTGGCCACCCACGAACGACTGGCTTCACACCGGAAAgaggacgacgaggacgacgaaTATGCCATCATGTCGCGGAGTGGCAGcagagaaggcggcggcggcggcggcggcgcggcgGTGGCCTTCGGCCGACGTGATATGGCGGGAGAAAACGGCAAGAGGAGAGAAGCGGACGCGAGAGCGCCTTCGGACAGCGGCTACATGGCAATGCTGCCCGGAGTCACGTCTCCGGCCGCGGATGACGAGTACATGGCCATGACGCCCAGCAGCAGCGTGTCGCCGCCCCGGCACATGCGCCGGCCCGGCTCAGAGGGCTACATGGTCATGTCCCCAAATAGTTGCGTCCCCACCGAGTCGCACGGGACGCCCACGTGGGACGGCCGGCTGAGCGGAGAGAGCCGAGTCGCCGGCGACTACGTGAACGTCTCGCCCGTCAGTAGCCGTTCCGCTTGCGGCACGCCGCCTTCCCACCCCGAGCAGCACCAACTGCAACCCAAAATGTTCAACTCCTACTTTTCCCTGCCCCGAGCCTATCAGCACACCCTCTATAGTCGctttgaggaagacctaaaGAAAGGCGAGGGTGCTGGAATGAGCGGGCCAAGTAAGAGGAACAAAGCGGGAGTGGCCCCTGCCGGAGACTTCCAACTCTCCatgtcttcctcttctttctcgTCCAGCTCGGCCAGCAGCGAAAGCCTGGAGGACAAGTGCGCCTCGGCGGGAAAAGCCTTAAGCCTCTACAGGAGCGCGGGAACGTGCGCAAAAGACGGCCGGCACCTGCAGAAACGCGCATCCGGCTGCAAGAGCCCGAAGCCGCAAAGGAGAGGCCGCCCTCTCGCTACGTCTTCAGACATGGCCAAAGCAAACACGTTGCCCCGGGTCAAGGAGAACGTGCCCCCCGCGGCGCCTCACCATGTCGGCGACTACGTCAGTATCGTGTTTGAGGAAGACGCCAAGTTCAACGGCACTCACGGAACCCTTCAGCCCGCCAACCAGAACCGGCCCCTGCTTGTTCCAGACAACGCCGCCGACCTCCCTCGCAGCTTCTCCGCGCCGTCGGCCGCCTCTGCCGACTACGTCGGCAAGTCGTCGACGCCCCGGAGCCCCCCGCGGGCTCCGCGAGATGCCGCCCCCGAGAGTCGAGCGGAACACGCCGCGCCTTCGCCTCTGGTAGCAGATGCAAATCCGCCCAAAGGAAAACCGCCACCGGACCCTCTTCGTTTGTTCATCGGCAAGAATATTTCGGACCCGGGCCTTTCGGCGAGACCCGCGACCGGCTCCGGTCCGCCTGTACCCATGGAGGAGGATGCCGGGCTGGGCTTTTCCTCCCGGTCTCCCCAACACAGTAGCAGACGCGTCCGAACTGACGCTCAGGGGCGGCTTGGACGCCGCTCGGAGACCTTTGACTCCCCGCCCTCCGCTACCGACATCTTCCCAGAGAGCGGACAGCCGGCGGGACACCGGCGCAATCTGGACTGCCCGCAGCGGGAAAGCGGTCCGGCGGCCGGCTCGTCCGACGCGCCGCCTCCGCAAGCTTCTTCTGAACCGGGCTTGAACTACATCGACATTGACTTGGCCGTTAAGGAGAGCCCCCAAGGGGGAGCCGAGCGTTCGTCTGCCGCCTACGACGTCGGCGCGGGCGCTAGCGCCGGTCTCAACACGTACGCCAGCATTGACTTCTACAAGTCGGAGGAACTGAGAGCGCACCATATCGGCAGAAAGGAAGATCAAG ATTGCTGA
- the LOC133491647 gene encoding mitochondrial ornithine transporter 1-like — translation MAPHAAVQAVIDLSAGAIGGAACVLSGQPLDTAKVKMQTFPALYRGFVHCITSTYKQVGIRGLYRGTSPALMANIAENSVLFMSYGFCQQLIRVAAGTRADAALSDVQKACAGSAASVFSSLVLCPTELVKCRLQAMYEMEATGKIARSQNSVRSVVKSIMKSEGPRGFFQGLSTTVAREVPGYFCFFGAYELCRSAFAEYMKCGKDDIGVAPVVFSGGFGGACLWLAVYPMDCVKSRIQVMSMTGRQGGFLKTFWLIARSEGVGALYSGLTPTMVRTFPANGALFLGYEVSRKVMMKRFDG, via the exons ATGGCGCCTCACGCTGCGGTTCAGGCCGTCATCGACCTCTCTGCGGGCGCCATAG GGGGCGCCGCGTGCGTCTTGAGTGGACAACCGCTGGACACGGCCAAGGTGAAGATGCAGACCTTCCCCGCGCTCTACCGGGGCTTCGTGCACTGCATCACGTCTACCTACAAACAAGTCGGCATTCGGGGCCTCTACCGGGGAACCTCGCCGGCTCTGATGGCCAACATCGCCGAGAACTCGGTGCTCTTCATGAGCTACGGCTTCTGCCAGCAGCTCATCCGCGTCGCGGCGGGAACGCGCGCCGACGCCGCGCTCAG TGACGTGCAGAAAGCGTGCGCCGGCTCGGCGGCGTCCGTCTTCTCTTCGCTGGTTCTCTGCCCGACGGAGCTGGTCAAGTGTCGTCTGCAAGCCATGTACGAAATGGAGGCCACGGGCAAGATTGCGAGGAGTCAGAA CTCGGTGCGGTCCGTGGTCAAGTCCATCATGAAGAGCGAAGGTCCCCGAGGCTTCTTCCAGGGCCTGAGCACCACCGTCGCCAGAGAGGTCCCCGGCTACTTCTGCTTCTTTGGCGCCTACGAGCTGTGCCGCAGCGCCTTCGCCGAATACATGAAGTGTGGAAAAGACGACATAG GCGTGGCGCCCGTTGTTTTCAGCGGGGGCTTCGGAGGGGCTTGTCTCTGGCTGGCGGTCTACCCCATGGACTGCGTCAAGTCTCGGATTCAGGTCATGTCCATGACGGGCAGACAGGGCGGCTTTTTGAAAACCTTTTGGCTCATCGCACGCAGCGAAG GTGTCGGCGCGCTCTACTCCGGTCTCACCCCCACCATGGTGCGCACCTTCCCTGCTAACGGCGCACTTTTCCTGGGCTACGAGGTCAGCCGCAAGGTCATGATGAAGCGGTTCGACGGCTGA